From a single Pyxicephalus adspersus chromosome 11, UCB_Pads_2.0, whole genome shotgun sequence genomic region:
- the NTF4 gene encoding neurotrophin-4 → MLLRLNVMVISYLCAISAAPFQNQNTDRDYGPNISSFTPDQLQEPYNFTEGLHEGIFPDLTTTYPDMAGKEWNLYSSRVALTSQEPAAPPLLFLAEENIAHSEPANRTSRVKRAQGSDSISLSRRGEQSVCDSINVWVTDKRQAVDIRGKTVTILSEIQTLTGPLKQYFFETKCNPQGSTTNGCRGVDKRQWISECKPKQSYVRALTVFDKMVGWRWVRIDTACVCTLLSRSGRT, encoded by the coding sequence ATGCTCCTCCGCCTTAATGTCATGGTGATCTCATACCTTTGTGCCATCAGTGCTGCCCCCTTCCAAAATCAGAACACCGATCGGGATTATGGCCCCAACATTTCCTCCTTCACACCAGACCAATTGCAGGAACCCTATAACTTTACTGAGGGACTCCATGAAGGGATCTTCCCAGACTTGACAACTACATATCCTGACATGGCAGGTAAAGAATGGAACCTTTATTCATCAAGAGTGGCTCTGACCAGTCAGGAGCCCGCTGCACCACCCCTTTTGTTCTTGGCAGAAGAGAATATTGCACACTCAGAACCAGCAAATAGGACTTCCAGAGTGAAAAGGGCCCAGGGTTCTGATTCCATTAGCCTTTCGAGAAGAGGAGAACAGTCAGTGTGTGACAGCATCAATGTCTGGGTTACTGACAAACGACAGGCAGTAGATATTCGGGGAAAGACTGTTACCATCTTGTCTGAAATTCAGACGCTCACAGGACCcttaaaacaatacttttttgaGACCAAATGCAACCCTCAAGGTAGCACAACAAATGGTTGCCGAGGAGTGGACAAAAGACAATGGATATCGGAATGTAAACCAAAACAGTCATATGTTCGGGCATTAACTGTGTTTGACAAGATGGTAGGCTGGCGCTGGGTCCGGATTGATACAGCTTGTGTCTGCACCCTGTTGAGCAGGAGTGGAAGGACGTAG